The following proteins are co-located in the Micromonospora coriariae genome:
- the rdgB gene encoding RdgB/HAM1 family non-canonical purine NTP pyrophosphatase, with amino-acid sequence MNKVLLATRNRKKLVELQRILDGALGAHRIALLGLDDVEQYPELPETGLTFGENALIKAREGCRRTGLPTIADDSGIAVDALNGMPGVFSARWSGQHGDDQANLQLVLDQIADVPDEHRAASFVCTVALVLPGGKEHLVDGRQSGRVLRAPRGEGGFGYDPIFLGDGQDRTNAELTPTEKDAVSHRGKALRELAKLIAKVLPPTTV; translated from the coding sequence ATGAACAAGGTCCTGCTCGCCACCCGCAACCGTAAGAAGCTGGTCGAACTTCAGCGGATCCTGGACGGCGCGCTCGGCGCGCACCGGATCGCCCTGCTCGGGCTGGACGACGTCGAGCAGTACCCGGAACTGCCGGAGACCGGCCTGACCTTCGGCGAGAACGCGTTGATCAAGGCGCGGGAGGGATGCCGGCGTACCGGGCTGCCGACCATCGCCGACGATTCCGGGATCGCGGTGGACGCGCTCAACGGAATGCCGGGGGTGTTCAGCGCCCGCTGGTCCGGGCAGCACGGCGACGACCAGGCCAACCTTCAGCTGGTCCTGGACCAGATCGCCGACGTGCCCGACGAGCACCGGGCAGCCTCGTTCGTCTGCACGGTGGCGCTGGTGCTGCCCGGTGGCAAGGAGCACCTGGTCGACGGCCGGCAGTCCGGGCGGGTGCTGCGTGCCCCGCGCGGCGAGGGCGGGTTCGGCTACGACCCGATCTTCCTGGGCGACGGGCAGGACCGCACCAACGCCGAGCTGACCCCGACCGAGAAGGACGCCGTCAGCCATCGCGGCAAGGCGCTGCGCGAGCTGGCCAAGCTGATCGCCAAGGTGCTGCCGCCCACCACCGTCTGA
- the rph gene encoding ribonuclease PH, protein MARPDGRGPDELRPVTLTRGWSTHPEGSVLVEFGGTRVLCTASVTEGVPRWRKGSGLGWVTAEYAMLPRATNTRSDRESVKGRVGGRTHEISRLIGRSLRACIDLKALGENSVVLDCDVLQADGGTRTAAITGAYVALHDAVGWLAARKSLAGKPENVMHRSVAAVSVGIIAGEARLDLCYEEDVAAEVDMNVVCTGAGDFVEVQGTGEAGVFAREQLDTLLDLAVAGCAELAEAQRKALS, encoded by the coding sequence ATGGCGCGACCTGACGGGCGAGGGCCCGATGAACTTCGACCGGTGACCCTGACCCGAGGCTGGAGCACTCATCCGGAGGGCTCGGTGCTCGTCGAGTTCGGCGGCACCCGGGTGCTCTGCACGGCGAGCGTCACCGAGGGCGTGCCCCGCTGGCGCAAGGGCTCCGGGCTCGGCTGGGTGACCGCCGAGTACGCGATGCTGCCCCGGGCCACAAACACCCGCTCCGACCGGGAGAGCGTCAAGGGTCGGGTCGGTGGCCGGACCCACGAGATCTCCCGGCTGATCGGCCGCAGCCTGCGCGCCTGCATCGACCTGAAGGCGCTCGGCGAGAACTCAGTGGTGCTCGACTGCGACGTGCTCCAGGCCGACGGCGGCACCCGGACCGCCGCGATCACCGGCGCGTACGTGGCACTGCACGACGCGGTGGGCTGGCTGGCCGCCCGCAAGTCGTTGGCCGGGAAGCCGGAGAACGTGATGCACCGTTCGGTGGCCGCCGTCAGCGTGGGGATCATCGCCGGCGAGGCGCGGCTCGACCTCTGCTACGAGGAGGACGTGGCCGCCGAGGTGGACATGAACGTGGTCTGCACGGGCGCCGGCGACTTCGTCGAGGTGCAGGGCACCGGTGAGGCGGGCGTGTTCGCCCGGGAGCAGCTCGACACCCTGCTCGACCTGGCCGTCGCCGGCTGCGCCGAGCTGGCCGAGGCCCAGCGGAAGGCACTGTCATGA
- a CDS encoding MBL fold metallo-hydrolase, translating to MRLTVLGCAGSFPGPESPCSAYLVEADGFRLLVDFGPGSLSSLQRYAGLHAPDAILLTHLHCDHILDAVSYVVVRRYAPDGPYPALPVYAPSGAPDRLSAAYGDDGTVEDVYQFYALQPGTFPIGPFTVTVDRVNHPVETYGVRLEHGGRSLCYSSDTAPCDALLRLAQNADVLLCEASYLDGADNPPDLHLTGREAGEAATKAVVGRLLLTHLVAAWGSEAHTLESAAAAYTGPLEVVRAGASYDV from the coding sequence ATGCGACTGACTGTCCTGGGTTGCGCCGGCAGTTTTCCCGGCCCCGAATCGCCGTGTTCGGCCTACCTGGTCGAAGCCGACGGTTTCCGGCTGCTGGTGGACTTCGGCCCTGGTTCGCTGTCCAGCCTCCAGCGGTACGCGGGGCTGCACGCCCCGGACGCGATCCTCCTGACCCACCTGCACTGCGACCACATCCTCGACGCCGTGTCGTACGTGGTGGTCCGCCGGTACGCGCCGGACGGCCCCTACCCGGCGCTGCCGGTGTACGCGCCCTCCGGCGCACCGGACCGGCTCAGCGCCGCCTACGGCGACGACGGCACAGTGGAGGACGTCTACCAGTTCTACGCCCTCCAACCGGGCACCTTCCCGATCGGCCCGTTCACTGTCACCGTCGACCGGGTCAACCACCCCGTCGAGACGTACGGCGTGCGGCTGGAGCACGGCGGCCGGTCGCTCTGCTACTCCTCGGACACCGCGCCCTGCGACGCGCTGCTGCGGCTGGCCCAGAACGCCGACGTCCTGCTCTGTGAGGCCAGCTACCTCGACGGCGCGGACAATCCACCGGACCTGCACCTCACCGGCCGGGAAGCCGGCGAGGCGGCGACCAAGGCCGTGGTCGGCCGGTTGCTGCTCACCCACCTGGTGGCCGCCTGGGGCAGCGAGGCGCACACGCTGGAGTCGGCCGCCGCCGCGTACACCGGGCCGCTCGAGGTGGTCCGGGCCGGCGCCAGCTACGACGTCTGA
- a CDS encoding PLP-dependent cysteine synthase family protein, whose translation MARYDSLLDACGGTPLVGLPRLSPTVPEGAPPVRLWAKLEDRNPTGSIKDRAALFMVRAAEEAGRLRTGDTILEPTSGNTGISLAMVAKLRGYRLVCVMPENVSTERVQLLRMYGAEIIFSPAAGGSNQAVATAKQIAAEHPDWVMLYQYGNEANARAHYETTGPELLHDLPTITHFVAGLGTTGTLMGTGRYLREKVDGIQVVAAEPRYGEVVYGLRNIDEGYVPELYDASVLSRRFSVGTRDAVLRTRQLVDVEGIFAGFSTGAILHAALAVAHEAVRDGRRADVAFVVCDGGWKYLSTGAYGGTLADAEDALEGQLWA comes from the coding sequence ATGGCGCGGTACGACAGCCTGCTCGACGCCTGCGGGGGCACACCGCTGGTCGGCCTGCCCCGGCTCTCCCCGACGGTGCCCGAGGGCGCCCCGCCGGTGCGGCTCTGGGCCAAGCTGGAGGACCGGAACCCGACCGGCAGCATCAAGGACCGGGCGGCGCTGTTCATGGTCCGCGCAGCCGAGGAGGCGGGCCGGCTCCGCACGGGTGACACCATCCTGGAACCGACCAGCGGCAACACCGGCATCTCGCTGGCCATGGTGGCCAAGCTGCGCGGCTACCGGCTGGTCTGCGTGATGCCCGAGAACGTCTCCACCGAGCGGGTCCAGCTGCTCCGGATGTACGGCGCCGAGATCATCTTTTCGCCGGCGGCGGGCGGCTCCAACCAGGCCGTCGCCACCGCCAAGCAGATCGCCGCCGAGCACCCGGACTGGGTGATGCTCTACCAGTACGGCAACGAGGCGAACGCCCGGGCGCACTACGAGACGACCGGGCCGGAGCTGCTGCACGACCTGCCCACCATCACGCACTTCGTGGCCGGCCTGGGCACTACCGGCACGCTGATGGGCACAGGGCGCTACCTGCGGGAGAAGGTCGACGGCATCCAGGTCGTGGCCGCCGAGCCGCGCTACGGCGAGGTGGTCTACGGCCTGCGCAACATCGACGAGGGGTACGTGCCGGAGCTGTACGACGCCTCGGTGCTCTCCCGGCGCTTCTCGGTCGGCACGCGGGACGCGGTGCTGCGTACCCGGCAGCTCGTCGACGTGGAGGGCATCTTCGCCGGCTTCTCCACCGGCGCGATCCTGCACGCCGCCCTCGCGGTGGCGCACGAGGCGGTCCGTGACGGCCGCCGCGCCGACGTGGCGTTCGTGGTGTGCGACGGCGGCTGGAAGTACCTGTCGACCGGCGCGTACGGCGGCACGCTGGCCGACGCGGAGGACGCCCTGGAGGGGCAGCTCTGGGCGTGA
- a CDS encoding MoaD/ThiS family protein: MAIEVRIPTILRSYTGGAKVVEGSGDTLTDLLADLDSRHAGLRGRLVTEAGTLHRFVNVYVNDEDVRFLGALDAKLSDGDSITILPAVAGGAFGFAAAAAISQHSAAAARQQSATAVTRDSRRGAVAAR; encoded by the coding sequence ATGGCCATCGAGGTTCGCATCCCCACCATCCTGCGCAGCTACACCGGCGGCGCCAAGGTCGTCGAAGGTTCCGGCGACACCCTGACCGACCTGCTCGCCGACCTGGACTCCCGGCACGCCGGGCTGCGGGGCCGGCTGGTCACCGAGGCCGGCACGCTGCACCGTTTCGTCAACGTCTACGTCAACGACGAGGACGTCCGCTTCCTCGGCGCGCTGGACGCCAAGCTCTCCGACGGCGACAGCATCACCATCCTGCCGGCCGTTGCCGGCGGCGCGTTCGGCTTCGCGGCGGCGGCGGCGATCAGCCAGCACAGTGCCGCGGCGGCCCGCCAGCAGAGCGCGACGGCGGTAACCCGCGACAGCCGTCGCGGTGCCGTCGCCGCCCGCTGA
- a CDS encoding Mov34/MPN/PAD-1 family protein yields MLSIDRSIIDAIVAHARRDHPDEACGVVAGPVGSDTPTRHIPMDNAARSMTFYEFDSMEQLRVWREMDDRDEEPVVIYHSHTATEAYPSRTDVSFAGEPGAHYLLVSTREPDSEEIRSFRIVDGVVTEEPVRIVEAGVDPHAVQSYMFGQSPATVDYECSGR; encoded by the coding sequence GTGCTGAGCATCGACCGGTCGATCATCGACGCGATCGTCGCCCACGCGCGCCGGGACCACCCAGACGAGGCGTGCGGCGTGGTCGCCGGTCCCGTCGGCAGCGACACCCCGACCCGGCACATTCCGATGGACAACGCCGCGCGGTCGATGACGTTCTACGAGTTCGACTCGATGGAACAGCTGCGGGTGTGGCGGGAGATGGACGACCGGGACGAGGAGCCCGTGGTCATCTACCACTCGCACACCGCCACCGAGGCGTACCCCTCGCGGACCGACGTCTCCTTCGCCGGCGAGCCGGGCGCGCACTACCTGCTCGTATCGACTCGCGAGCCCGACTCGGAGGAGATCCGGTCGTTCCGGATCGTCGACGGCGTGGTGACCGAGGAGCCGGTTCGGATCGTGGAGGCCGGGGTCGACCCGCACGCCGTCCAGTCCTACATGTTCGGGCAGAGCCCGGCGACGGTCGACTACGAGTGTTCCGGCCGCTGA
- a CDS encoding DUF2017 domain-containing protein, which produces MFRRQAGRYVATFAVDEVRVLRKVASEVVGLLTDGFDHTDPVVGRLFPAVYPEDAAGSAEFRRYTEGDLKTAKIDQAGAILAALPDEAGGEVRLDAEAAEAWLRALNDARLAMGVRLEIKDGTDLGEELDDAVAEDPASSRVFQLSVYAYLGYLQESLLNALID; this is translated from the coding sequence ATGTTCCGTCGCCAGGCCGGCCGTTACGTCGCCACCTTCGCCGTCGACGAGGTGCGCGTGCTGCGCAAGGTCGCCTCCGAGGTGGTCGGTCTGCTCACCGACGGCTTCGACCACACCGACCCGGTCGTCGGCCGGCTCTTCCCGGCGGTCTACCCCGAGGACGCGGCCGGCTCCGCCGAGTTCCGGCGCTACACCGAGGGCGACCTGAAGACCGCGAAGATCGATCAGGCGGGGGCCATCCTGGCCGCTCTGCCCGACGAGGCGGGCGGCGAGGTGCGGCTGGACGCCGAGGCGGCCGAGGCGTGGCTGCGGGCGCTGAACGACGCCCGGCTTGCGATGGGTGTCCGGCTGGAGATCAAGGACGGCACGGACCTGGGTGAGGAGCTGGACGACGCGGTCGCCGAGGACCCGGCCTCCAGCCGGGTGTTCCAGCTGTCGGTCTACGCGTACCTCGGATATCTACAGGAGTCGCTGCTCAACGCCTTGATCGATTAG
- the clpS gene encoding ATP-dependent Clp protease adapter ClpS yields MAAPQVAPVETPDTHEVPASERQWVTIVWDDPVNLMTYVTWVFQKLFGYSRERAEQLMLDVHHKGRAVVSTGARERMEHDASQLHAYGLWATVDRS; encoded by the coding sequence ATGGCGGCTCCGCAGGTTGCACCGGTCGAGACGCCGGACACTCACGAGGTGCCGGCGTCCGAGCGGCAGTGGGTGACGATCGTGTGGGATGACCCGGTCAACCTGATGACGTACGTGACCTGGGTCTTCCAGAAGCTTTTCGGCTACAGCCGGGAGAGGGCCGAGCAGCTCATGCTGGACGTGCACCACAAGGGCCGTGCCGTGGTCTCCACCGGCGCCCGGGAGCGGATGGAGCACGACGCGTCGCAGCTGCACGCGTATGGCCTGTGGGCGACGGTGGACCGCTCGTGA
- a CDS encoding P-loop NTPase family protein, with amino-acid sequence MKQGPLPSVDSSGDMAGPADLPRCGPLPTRVGVTGPAPDEPLGVVAVGPAGAERRGVLATLLGLDPVMLTVPAGSWLVVRHAKAPTRAAYVPGYRQPHSYGADRDAAGPALARPPRRVELSVPEPLLRHFTLIDTPDTGTLGVAGGRVLLDAVGRAGALLFVIAADQAFTAAELNLLAEVAPTPVKVVFAVTPGAAGWAPLADGTATTEDAGASVPPAHGVPGKVDPVAVTVAAHRAALLAAVPSLASSRWFPIDDAESAADLRRALVGWAAQEGLQRASADPPVLPGQHDRVSVVSDPGDWSEQLERQTRSCAQRIRQHLALELANAHLRVVQEIVFGVGSAGLPELLDREMAALSLLATAQCDHAVRGIVADAAARVLGAPPTEGVRRRIATAVQYGLTDHRPGRDLDRVLLITSTAGVASLTGPEAIDALDGYPRASRDEVLPPVAVALSGGCWQQWRTPGNDDHNAARAWSQRALREVELGLSREISRRFEVIRLSLGAVLSDAVDHGILLA; translated from the coding sequence ATGAAGCAGGGCCCTCTCCCCTCGGTCGACTCGTCCGGCGACATGGCCGGCCCGGCTGACCTGCCGCGTTGCGGCCCGTTACCCACCCGGGTCGGGGTGACCGGCCCCGCTCCGGACGAGCCGCTCGGCGTGGTCGCCGTCGGCCCCGCCGGCGCCGAGCGTCGGGGCGTGCTCGCCACCCTGCTCGGGCTCGACCCGGTCATGCTGACCGTGCCGGCCGGCAGTTGGCTGGTGGTGCGACACGCCAAGGCACCCACCCGGGCGGCGTACGTGCCGGGCTACCGCCAACCGCACTCCTACGGCGCGGACCGGGACGCCGCCGGCCCGGCGCTGGCCCGCCCGCCCCGGCGGGTCGAGCTGAGTGTGCCCGAGCCGCTGCTGCGGCACTTCACCCTGATCGACACGCCGGACACCGGCACGCTCGGCGTCGCCGGCGGCCGAGTGCTGCTCGACGCGGTCGGCCGGGCCGGCGCGCTGCTCTTCGTGATCGCCGCTGATCAGGCGTTCACCGCCGCGGAGCTGAACCTGCTCGCCGAGGTGGCCCCGACCCCGGTGAAGGTCGTCTTCGCGGTCACCCCCGGCGCGGCGGGCTGGGCCCCGCTGGCCGACGGCACGGCGACGACGGAGGACGCGGGGGCGTCCGTCCCGCCGGCACACGGCGTGCCGGGAAAGGTGGATCCGGTCGCGGTGACCGTGGCGGCGCACCGCGCGGCGCTGCTGGCCGCCGTGCCCTCGCTGGCCAGCTCGCGGTGGTTCCCGATCGACGACGCCGAGTCCGCCGCCGACCTGCGCCGGGCGCTGGTGGGCTGGGCGGCGCAGGAGGGGCTGCAGCGGGCCAGCGCCGACCCGCCGGTGCTGCCGGGCCAGCACGACCGGGTGTCCGTGGTGTCCGACCCGGGGGACTGGTCGGAGCAACTCGAACGGCAGACCCGCTCCTGCGCCCAGCGGATCCGCCAGCACCTCGCGCTGGAGTTGGCGAACGCCCACCTGCGGGTGGTGCAGGAAATCGTCTTCGGGGTCGGCTCCGCCGGCCTGCCGGAGTTGCTGGACCGGGAGATGGCGGCGTTGTCACTGTTGGCCACCGCGCAGTGCGACCACGCGGTGCGGGGCATCGTGGCGGACGCCGCGGCCCGGGTGCTCGGCGCGCCGCCGACCGAGGGCGTACGCCGCCGGATCGCCACCGCCGTGCAGTACGGCCTGACCGATCACCGGCCCGGCCGCGACCTGGACCGGGTGCTGCTGATCACCAGCACGGCCGGGGTGGCCTCGCTGACCGGCCCGGAGGCGATCGACGCGCTCGACGGCTATCCGAGGGCGTCGCGCGACGAGGTGCTCCCGCCGGTCGCCGTGGCGCTCTCCGGCGGGTGCTGGCAACAGTGGCGTACACCGGGCAACGACGACCACAACGCCGCCCGGGCGTGGTCCCAGCGGGCGTTGCGGGAGGTCGAGCTGGGGCTGTCCCGGGAGATCTCCCGACGGTTCGAGGTGATCCGTCTCTCGCTGGGCGCGGTGCTCTCCGATGCAGTCGATCACGGCATCCTGCTCGCCTGA
- a CDS encoding LuxR C-terminal-related transcriptional regulator — MSPWQFVGRTDELNRLLTAVTGEAGRGLFFSGSAGIGKSRLLREGLSTLPTDRYAIWSIAASATTAALPFGGLVQVLPAEQPQGLSPAGILRWALSVLQQQAAGRRIVLAIDDAHLLDPPSAALVHLVARAENATVIGTLRDGEQIPLPIRALWTDDLVEHVELTPMPPAETAGLLAAILGGPVDAGSADRLGRLSAGNPLLLRELVHAANGSAELKRTYGIWKWTGRLELAPNLTDLIDTRVGQLTDGVRAVVELVAFGEPLGLHLLNQAADPADVEIAEERGLISVVQHDRRTNVRLAHPLYGEVMRRRCPVSRTRRLQASLAELLERVGKRRRDDLLRVAVWRLDSGTAQDPALLVDAAVQAFTRYDVPLATRLARAALDADGGSDAAELLATILMFADRPEEAIEVLDAVTPDPGDERRLCRWLTVRGMVSYWGLSQESTVEEIASRVEQLSDSADRARVHAFEAIMRLHRLDTTTAVRLSRRVLDRPAASVAARELARSTIAYVQAAQGQLSRSGTAIAQVHSAAANWRTDMPYLQLALELARGTRLMLTGDLVGIDAIVADEFADLAGAGDFRLGTGYLAILQAYAARLRGQSDGAMRTSLGACAVLATSRVYAGLAQAERAQAAALRGDAAQATEAMAEADRTHAPGMAVLYPWLEQARGAVLAASGDLPGAIKQLSDLVDRLRADGFAGHEVHVLHDLVRLDQAGAPVGPTCSDGGRRTVAQRLAELSEQVDGVLPPLLARHARAAVTDSAMDLLAVADDYVALELHVYAAEATAQALHRLRQQHSAAAGDARERLAGLLGRCDLIRTPALHAGAPVLTEREWQVARLAAHGATSRAIAERLYLSARTVENHLQRIYAKLGVTGRAELWAALRSIPGHEGGDAS, encoded by the coding sequence ATGAGTCCATGGCAGTTCGTCGGCCGAACCGATGAGCTCAACCGCCTGCTGACGGCAGTGACCGGGGAAGCCGGTCGAGGGCTCTTCTTCAGTGGCAGCGCGGGCATCGGCAAGAGCCGGCTGCTGCGCGAGGGCCTGAGCACGCTGCCCACCGACCGGTACGCGATCTGGTCCATCGCGGCCAGTGCCACCACGGCCGCGCTGCCGTTCGGCGGGCTGGTGCAGGTCCTGCCCGCCGAGCAGCCCCAGGGCCTCTCTCCCGCCGGCATCCTGCGCTGGGCGCTGAGTGTGCTGCAACAGCAGGCCGCCGGCCGGCGGATCGTGCTCGCCATCGACGACGCGCACCTGCTCGACCCGCCCTCCGCGGCACTGGTGCACCTGGTGGCCCGCGCGGAGAACGCCACAGTGATCGGCACCCTGCGCGACGGCGAGCAGATCCCGCTGCCGATCCGCGCACTCTGGACCGACGACCTGGTCGAGCACGTCGAGCTGACCCCCATGCCACCGGCGGAGACCGCCGGGCTGCTGGCGGCGATCCTGGGCGGCCCGGTCGACGCCGGCTCCGCCGACCGGCTCGGCCGGCTGTCGGCCGGCAACCCGCTGCTGCTGCGCGAGCTGGTGCACGCCGCCAACGGCAGCGCGGAGCTCAAGCGCACCTACGGCATCTGGAAGTGGACCGGCCGGCTGGAGCTGGCGCCCAATCTGACCGACCTGATCGACACCCGGGTCGGGCAGCTCACCGACGGCGTCCGCGCGGTCGTCGAGTTGGTCGCCTTCGGCGAGCCCCTGGGCCTGCACCTGCTCAACCAGGCCGCCGACCCGGCCGACGTCGAGATCGCCGAGGAACGTGGGCTGATCAGCGTGGTGCAGCACGACCGGCGGACCAACGTTCGGCTGGCCCACCCGCTCTACGGCGAGGTGATGCGCCGCCGCTGCCCGGTCAGTCGCACCCGACGGCTCCAGGCAAGCCTCGCGGAGCTGCTCGAGCGGGTCGGCAAGCGCCGCCGCGACGACCTGTTGCGGGTGGCGGTGTGGCGGCTCGACTCGGGCACCGCGCAGGACCCGGCCCTGCTGGTGGACGCCGCGGTGCAGGCGTTCACCCGCTACGACGTGCCGCTGGCGACCCGGCTGGCCCGCGCCGCACTGGACGCCGACGGCGGCTCGGACGCCGCGGAACTGCTGGCCACCATCCTGATGTTCGCGGACCGGCCGGAGGAGGCGATCGAGGTCCTGGACGCGGTGACCCCCGACCCCGGCGACGAGCGGCGACTCTGCCGGTGGCTGACCGTGCGAGGGATGGTCAGCTACTGGGGGCTGAGCCAGGAGTCCACGGTGGAGGAGATCGCGTCCCGTGTCGAACAGCTCAGCGATTCCGCCGACCGGGCCCGGGTGCACGCCTTCGAGGCGATCATGCGACTGCACCGGCTGGACACGACCACCGCCGTACGGCTCAGCCGGCGGGTGTTGGACCGGCCGGCGGCCAGCGTCGCCGCCCGCGAGCTGGCCCGCAGCACAATCGCGTACGTCCAGGCCGCGCAGGGCCAGCTGAGCCGCAGCGGTACGGCGATCGCCCAGGTGCACTCCGCGGCGGCCAACTGGCGTACCGACATGCCGTACCTGCAACTGGCCCTGGAGTTGGCCCGCGGCACCCGGCTCATGCTCACCGGCGACCTGGTCGGCATCGACGCGATCGTCGCCGACGAGTTCGCCGACCTCGCCGGTGCGGGGGACTTCCGGCTCGGCACCGGATACCTGGCCATCCTCCAGGCGTACGCGGCCCGCCTGCGCGGGCAGAGCGACGGGGCGATGCGGACGTCGCTGGGCGCCTGCGCGGTGCTGGCCACCAGTCGGGTCTACGCCGGTCTGGCCCAGGCCGAACGGGCGCAGGCGGCGGCGCTGCGCGGCGACGCGGCGCAGGCCACCGAGGCGATGGCCGAGGCGGACCGCACCCACGCGCCGGGCATGGCGGTGCTCTACCCGTGGCTGGAGCAGGCCCGGGGTGCGGTGCTCGCCGCGTCGGGCGACCTGCCGGGCGCGATCAAACAGCTCAGCGACCTGGTGGACCGGCTGCGCGCGGACGGCTTCGCCGGGCACGAGGTGCACGTCCTGCATGACCTGGTCCGGCTGGATCAGGCCGGCGCGCCGGTGGGGCCCACCTGCTCCGACGGCGGCCGGCGCACTGTCGCGCAGCGCCTCGCCGAGCTCTCTGAGCAGGTCGACGGCGTGCTCCCGCCGCTGCTGGCCCGGCACGCCCGGGCCGCGGTGACCGACTCCGCCATGGATCTGCTCGCGGTCGCCGACGACTACGTCGCGCTGGAGCTGCACGTGTACGCCGCCGAGGCCACCGCCCAGGCCCTGCACCGGCTGCGCCAGCAGCACTCGGCGGCGGCCGGCGACGCCCGGGAGCGCCTCGCCGGGCTGCTCGGCCGCTGCGACCTGATCCGCACGCCGGCGCTGCACGCCGGGGCGCCGGTGCTGACCGAGCGGGAGTGGCAGGTGGCCCGGCTCGCCGCCCACGGCGCGACCAGCCGGGCCATCGCCGAGCGGCTCTACCTCTCCGCACGAACGGTGGAGAACCATCTCCAGCGGATCTACGCCAAGCTCGGCGTGACCGGCCGGGCCGAGCTGTGGGCGGCGCTCCGATCGATCCCGGGCCACGAGGGCGGCGACGCGAGCTGA
- a CDS encoding nicotinate phosphoribosyltransferase, translating into MSTLHPALLTDHYELTMVSAALKDGTADRRCVFEVFSRRLPSGRRYGVVAGTARLIELIRDFRFDPAEIDFLRRTGVVDDTAAAWLADYRFTGDIDGYAEGELFFPGSPILTVSGGFAECVVLETLALSVLNHDSAVAAAAARMVTAARGRALIEMGSRRAHEGAAVAAARAAYLAGFRFTSNLAAGARYGIPTAGTAAHAFTLLHDDERAAFASQVATLGKDTTLLVDTYDISQGIRNAIAVAGPELRAVRIDSGDLAVIAQQSRELLDSLGATETKIIVSGDLDEYSIAALAAEPVDMYGAGTAVVTGSGAPTAGLVYKLVEVEGRPVVKRSEHKATIGGRKVAVRRHKPTGTATEEVICPQGVPDRQANDRMLQRSYVVDGEAVALPTLDESREHLRECLISIPWEGLKLSAGDPAVPVTVVPAD; encoded by the coding sequence GTGAGCACCCTCCACCCCGCGCTGCTGACCGACCACTACGAGCTGACCATGGTCAGCGCAGCCCTCAAGGACGGCACCGCCGACCGCCGCTGCGTCTTCGAGGTGTTCAGCCGCCGGCTGCCGAGCGGGCGCCGGTACGGCGTGGTCGCCGGCACGGCCCGGCTGATCGAGCTGATCCGCGACTTCCGGTTCGACCCGGCGGAGATCGACTTCCTGCGCCGGACCGGCGTGGTCGACGACACGGCCGCGGCCTGGCTCGCCGACTACCGCTTCACCGGCGACATCGACGGGTACGCCGAGGGTGAGCTCTTCTTCCCCGGCTCGCCGATCCTCACCGTCTCCGGCGGCTTCGCCGAGTGCGTGGTGCTGGAGACGCTGGCGCTCTCGGTGCTCAACCACGACAGCGCGGTGGCGGCCGCCGCGGCCCGGATGGTGACCGCGGCACGCGGCCGGGCGCTGATCGAGATGGGATCGCGCCGGGCGCACGAGGGGGCGGCGGTGGCCGCGGCACGGGCCGCGTACCTGGCCGGGTTCCGGTTCACCTCCAACCTTGCCGCCGGTGCGCGCTACGGCATCCCCACGGCGGGCACGGCGGCACACGCGTTCACGCTGCTGCACGACGACGAGCGGGCCGCGTTCGCCTCGCAGGTGGCCACGCTGGGCAAGGACACGACGCTGCTGGTCGACACGTACGACATCAGCCAGGGCATTCGCAACGCGATAGCGGTGGCCGGGCCGGAGCTGCGGGCGGTGCGAATCGACTCGGGTGACCTCGCGGTGATCGCCCAGCAGTCCCGGGAGCTGCTGGACTCGCTGGGCGCCACCGAGACCAAGATCATCGTTTCCGGTGATCTGGACGAGTACTCGATCGCTGCGTTGGCCGCCGAGCCGGTGGACATGTACGGCGCCGGCACGGCTGTGGTCACCGGCTCCGGAGCGCCCACCGCCGGGCTGGTCTACAAGCTCGTCGAGGTCGAGGGACGGCCGGTGGTGAAGCGCTCCGAGCACAAGGCGACAATCGGCGGCCGGAAGGTCGCGGTCCGCCGGCACAAGCCGACCGGCACCGCCACCGAGGAGGTCATCTGCCCACAGGGCGTGCCGGACCGGCAGGCCAACGACCGGATGCTCCAGCGCTCGTACGTGGTCGACGGCGAAGCGGTGGCGCTGCCCACCCTCGACGAGTCGCGCGAGCACCTACGGGAGTGCCTGATCTCGATCCCGTGGGAGGGGCTGAAGCTCTCCGCCGGCGACCCGGCCGTGCCGGTCACCGTCGTACCCGCCGACTGA